A single genomic interval of Aedes aegypti strain LVP_AGWG chromosome 1, AaegL5.0 Primary Assembly, whole genome shotgun sequence harbors:
- the LOC5574241 gene encoding lipase member H-B, with the protein MVAGAVGNTLSQIFFGTNELRSEVTFWCANRDHGDYMQVTINDPDVHYKVDVSKPLMMLTHGWTDNVNRTWVKETVADYIENIGGNVCAVDWSRLALVEYNLAAKNTPKVGRYLAKFVKFLLKQGMTMDQVTLVGHSMGAHISGIAGHALDGTVPMIIGLDPAGPAFTKPFLVPESKRLDKSDAVFVQAIHTDKNIIGTTLNVGHQDFYTNNGASPQPGCEFPLVNNDTTKSYLQFICSHFKAVEYFRASLNRGNIFEGTNCNSYNNYKRGECTKNTRSDFGLFNNKQALGPLYIAIDKTVYPYAKSIARRNR; encoded by the exons ATGGTGGCCGGAGCGGTGGGAAACACTCTGTCGCAGATCTTCTTCGGCACCAACGAACTCCGGTCGGAGGTAACGTTTTGGTGTGCCAATCG GGATCATGGCGATTACATGCAAGTGACAATAAACGATCCGGACGTGCACTACAAGGTGGATGTGTCGAAGCCGCTGATGATGCTGACCCACGGTTGGACCGATAATGTGAACCGAACCTGGGTAAAGGAAACCGTTGCAGACTACATCGAAAACATTGGAGGGAATGTATGTGCCGTAGATTGGAGCCGGTTGGCGTTGGTAGAGTACAATCTGGCAGCGAAGAACACTCCAAAGGTCGGCCGATATCTGGCGAAGTTCGTAAAGTTCCTGTTGAAGCAGGGTATGACGATGGATCAGGTGACCTTGGTGGGTCACAGTATGGGAGCGCACATTTCCGGCATTGCTGGACATGCGCTGGACGGAACGGTACCGATGATAATTGGATTGGATCCGGCAGGACCGGCGTTCACCAAGCCGTTCCTAGTACCGGAGAGTAAGAGACTGGACAAGAGCGATGCGGTGTTTGTGCAGGCCATTCACACCGACAAGAACATCATTGGGACCACGTTGAACGTGGGTCATCAGGATTTCTACACTAATAATGGGGCGAGCCCGCAGCCGGGATGCGAGTTTCCGCTAGTCAATAACGATACTACGAAATCGTATC TGCAATTCATCTGCAGTCACTTCAAAGCGGTCGAGTACTTCCGCGCCTCTCTGAACCGAGGAAACATCTTCGAGGGCACCAACTGCAACTCGTACAACAACTACAAGCGAGGTGAATGCACCAAAAACACCCGATCGGACTTTGGTCTGTTCAACAA CAAGCAGGCCCTCGGACCGTTGTACATCGCGATAGACAAAACCGTGTATCCGTACGCTAAGTCGATAGCCCGACGAAATAGATGA